A window of the Besnoitia besnoiti strain Bb-Ger1 chromosome VI, whole genome shotgun sequence genome harbors these coding sequences:
- a CDS encoding GAPM1a (encoded by transcript BESB_066650), producing MYFTYVVRPGEAPEGRGPQLEPFWNFMVNYNLRFGLLLQLAAYVGLLLTISAGGNDSLTLLSFFRASPEAVGQSPVWAVQICCGLFILGSLMTMAFQSLVDDDSSIKQSRGYRSGTKFLQFGSSLAVFGWILTLLVFYAANYYFDDPWMQKQLGAGSTWITFFTARLCDAFSLVFLGAATFFLEVYHSEGAGEAWGWFCAICFKLTALTEVIGLTAFGSENFKVVDAIFTIMLGVSLSLGLVWALIFEPVSHRFDVKSTQSAMRNEYYKSRNAMAYYGPAVVNADGEVDIAAAAEQAQACLACRG from the exons ATGTATTTCACCTACGTCGTCCGTCCTGGTGAGGCGCCGGAAGGGCGCGGCCCGCAGTTGGAGCCGTTCTGGAACTTCATGGTGAACTACAACCTGCGATTTGGCCTGCTCCTTCAGTTGGCGGCGTACGTGGGCTTGTTGCTCACCATTTCTGCTGGCGGCAACGACTCTCTCACGCTGCTCAGCTTTTTCCGCGCCAGCCCCGAGGCCGTCGGGCAGAGCCCTGTCTGGGCTGTCCAGATCTGCTGCGGTCTGTTCATCCTCGGCTCCCTGATGACCATGGCCTTCCAGTCTCTTGTCGATGACGACAGCAG CATCAAACAGTCACGCGGCTACCGCTCCGGCACCAAGTTCCTCCAGTTCGGCTCTTCCCTCG CTGTCTTTGGGTGGATCCTGACTCTGCTGGTGTTCTACGCTGCGAACTACTACTTCGACGACCCGTGGATGCAGAAGCAGCTCGGCGCCGGTTCCACGTGGATCACTTTCTTCactgctcgcctctgcgacgcttTCTCGTTGGTGTTCCTGGGTGCGGCAACTTTTTTCCTTGAGGTCTACCACTCCGAAGGTGCGGGTGAAGCCTGGGGCTGGTTCTGTGCCATCTGCTTCAAGCTCACTGCCCTCACAG AGGTCATTGGCTTGACCGCCTTCGGCTCAGAGAACTTCAAGGTCGTCGATGCCATCTTCACCATCATGCtcggtgtctctctctctctgggtCTCGTCTGGGCTCTCATCTTCGAGCCTGTCTCCCACCGCTTTGACGTCAAGTCGACTCAGTCGGCTATGAGAAACGAGTACTACAAGTCCCGCAACGCCATGGCGTACTACGGACCTGCTGTCGTGAACGCCGACGGTGAAGTCGAcatcgccgcagccgccgagcAAGCCCAGGCCTGCCTTGCTTGCAGAGGCTAG
- a CDS encoding GAPM1a (encoded by transcript BESB_066660): MYFTYVVRPGEAPEGRGPQLEPFWNFMVNYNLRFGLLLQLAAYVGLLLTISAGGNDSLTLLSFFRASPEAVGQSPVWTVQICCGLFILGSLMTMAFQSLVDDDSSIKQSRGYRSGTKFLQFGSSLAVFGWILTLLVFYAANYYFDDPWMQKQLGAGSTWITFFTARLCDAFSLVFLGAATFFLEVYHSEGAGEAWGWFCAICFKLTALTEVIGLTAFGSENFKVVDAIFTIMLGVSLSLGLVWALIFEPVSHRFDVKSTQSAMRNEYYKSRNAMAYYGPAVVNADGEVDIAAAAEQAQACLACRG, encoded by the exons ATGTATTTCACCTACGTCGTCCGTCCTGGTGAGGCGCCGGAAGGGCGCGGCCCGCAGTTGGAGCCGTTCTGGAACTTCATGGTGAACTACAACCTGCGATTTGGCCTGCTCCTTCAGTTGGCGGCGTACGTGGGCTTGTTGCTCACCATTTCTGCTGGCGGCAACGACTCTCTCACGCTGCTCAGCTTTTTCCGCGCCAGCCCCGAGGCCGTCGGGCAGAGCCCTGTCTGGACTGTCCAGATCTGCTGCGGTCTGTTCATCCTCGGCTCCCTGATGACCATGGCCTTCCAGTCTCTTGTCGATGACGACAGCAG CATCAAACAGTCACGCGGCTACCGCTCCGGCACCAAGTTCCTCCAGTTCGGCTCTTCCCTCG CTGTCTTTGGGTGGATCCTGACTCTGCTGGTGTTCTACGCTGCGAACTACTACTTCGACGACCCGTGGATGCAGAAGCAGCTCGGCGCCGGTTCCACGTGGATCACTTTCTTCactgctcgcctctgcgacgcttTCTCGTTGGTGTTCCTGGGTGCGGCAACTTTTTTCCTTGAGGTCTACCACTCCGAAGGTGCGGGTGAAGCCTGGGGCTGGTTCTGTGCCATCTGCTTCAAGCTCACTGCCCTCACAG AGGTCATTGGCTTGACCGCCTTCGGCTCAGAGAACTTCAAGGTCGTCGATGCCATCTTCACCATCATGCtcggtgtctctctctctctgggtCTCGTCTGGGCTCTCATCTTCGAGCCTGTCTCCCACCGCTTTGACGTCAAGTCGACTCAGTCGGCTATGAGAAACGAGTACTACAAGTCCCGCAACGCCATGGCGTACTACGGACCTGCTGTCGTGAACGCTGACGGTGAAGTCGAcatcgccgcagccgccgagcAAGCCCAGGCCTGCCTTGCTTGCAGAGGCTAG